A window of Arcobacter acticola genomic DNA:
TAGCTTTAGAATCGCAATATGCGATCTTAAAACAAAAAATGTAAGACTAACAAAAACCAACTACAAAAATATCCCAAGTATCGAAGCTGCTTTTGCTAATTTTGGAGAGTAATTGTTGTTTGTTAATTTTAAGAGAAATATCTTTTAGCTGATTAATTTTTATAAAAAATACTGCCAATAAACCAAAGCAACAACTGTTACCATTAAAATTGCCAGAATATTTATAAAAAACCCAAAACTTGCCATTTGTTTTACTTTTACAGCTCCGCTACTCATGGCTATTGCATTTGGTGGAGTGGCGATTGGTAGCATGAAAGCATATGAAGCACAGATTGTGGCTACCATTAGAATTAGAGTCATATTTATATTTGCAACTTGTCCTAGTGAATAGATTATTGGCAAAGCAATTGAAATAAGTGCTGTATTTGATGTGATTTCAGTTGTAAATGTAATCATACTAGCGATTATTAAAATAAGTAAAATCACTGGTAAATCTGTTAAAGACAACATATAATTTGCAACTTCATTAGCAAGACCTGTTTTTGAAAAAGCTGCTGCTATTGTAAATCCTGCTCCAAATAAGAAGATAATCTCATAAGGAATATTTTTAGCATCTTCCCACTCAATAAAGCCAATTTTTGGAACAAACATCAAAAGTCCAAAGCTTAATAATATAGCAGTTTCATCTAAACCAAGTCCTGAATAATAAGGCTCAATTTTTGAATTAACCAAAAGTGTAATAACCAAACCTAGTAGTATAAATAATAATCTTTTTTGCTTTGGTAATAAAACTTCTTTTGCTTTTATCTCTTTGTCAAGAACAACATCACCTAAACCCAAAGACAA
This region includes:
- a CDS encoding SLC13 family permease yields the protein MKNIFLSIVVAIGFFFLSNMFFNTQHSTLIALIVLFVILWTNEALPIGVVSLLPIVLFPAFGILDIKSATTNYSNTTIFLFMGGFMIAIATQKINLHKYISNKLLTIFPNTPRGMIFSLSITAALLSSVLSNSTTALLLLPIAIFLTEDLKFKARLALAIAYGCSIGGIVTPIGTPPNLILLGFMQQHSIEPIAFIQWMFLTGPLALLMLIVIPFILSLGLGDVVLDKEIKAKEVLLPKQKRLLFILLGLVITLLVNSKIEPYYSGLGLDETAILLSFGLLMFVPKIGFIEWEDAKNIPYEIIFLFGAGFTIAAAFSKTGLANEVANYMLSLTDLPVILLILIIASMITFTTEITSNTALISIALPIIYSLGQVANINMTLILMVATICASYAFMLPIATPPNAIAMSSGAVKVKQMASFGFFINILAILMVTVVALVYWQYFL